One Mycolicibacterium parafortuitum DNA segment encodes these proteins:
- a CDS encoding ArsR/SmtB family transcription factor, producing MIVRSEDSVDALFHALADRTRRDILRRVMAGEHSVSALASNYDMSFAAVQKHVAVLDRAGLITKRRNGREQLARGEVAAVRSVASLLEELEQIWRGRVARIDELIAADPQPPRTDEE from the coding sequence GTGATCGTGCGGAGCGAGGACAGCGTCGACGCGCTGTTCCACGCGCTCGCCGACCGCACCCGCCGCGACATCCTGCGCCGGGTGATGGCCGGGGAGCACTCGGTTTCCGCGCTCGCGTCCAACTACGACATGAGTTTCGCCGCCGTGCAGAAGCATGTCGCCGTGCTGGACAGAGCCGGTCTGATCACCAAGCGGCGCAACGGCCGTGAGCAACTGGCCCGAGGCGAGGTCGCCGCGGTGCGGTCGGTGGCGTCACTGCTCGAAGAACTCGAGCAGATCTGGCGTGGCCGGGTCGCGCGCATCGACGAACTCATCGCTGCCGATCCGCAACCACCCAGAACCGACGAGGAGTGA
- a CDS encoding SRPBCC family protein, giving the protein MPVTDVQHDLENRTLTIVADFAAPVRRVWQIYADPRQLEKIWGPPEYPATVVDHDLRPGGRVTYYMTGPEGDKHAGYWEITAVDEPNGFSFDDGFADQDFNPNPDLPVSKNVFTFAAHDGGTRATFLSTYASVEALQQVLDMGVIEGASAAINQIDGFLAG; this is encoded by the coding sequence ATGCCCGTTACCGACGTCCAGCACGATCTCGAGAACCGGACCCTGACCATCGTCGCCGACTTCGCGGCGCCCGTGCGGCGGGTCTGGCAGATCTACGCCGACCCGCGTCAGCTGGAGAAGATCTGGGGCCCACCGGAATATCCGGCGACCGTGGTGGATCACGACCTGCGCCCGGGTGGCCGGGTGACGTATTACATGACCGGGCCCGAGGGCGACAAGCACGCCGGCTACTGGGAGATCACCGCGGTCGACGAACCGAACGGTTTCTCGTTCGACGACGGGTTCGCCGACCAGGACTTCAACCCGAACCCGGACCTGCCGGTGTCGAAGAACGTGTTCACGTTCGCCGCGCACGACGGCGGTACCCGGGCCACCTTCCTGAGCACCTACGCGTCGGTGGAAGCGCTGCAGCAGGTCCTGGACATGGGCGTGATCGAGGGTGCATCGGCGGCGATCAACCAGATCGACGGTTTTCTCGCCGGCTGA